From Pseudanabaena sp. PCC 6802, one genomic window encodes:
- a CDS encoding CHASE2 domain-containing protein, which translates to MRLKLKQIIWSWRGVLIAAPTAAVLVILLRLAGALQFLEWSALDLFFRIAPSESVDPRIIIVGIDESDVRNLNWPITDTALSNLVAKIRQQQPRAIGLDIARDLPVDPGRRDLYQTFSTTPNLFGVEKVPDRDTFGKAALNERINPPPVLKRLKQVAAANLVFDSDAKVRRGLLSLESPDTNEFLLGLGLQTALVYLAKEDKVPHPEAINPERFESNDGGYVNADRGGHQILINYRRGEQPFRTVSMLDVMNDRIPKDLMRNRIVFVGVTAISLKDTFITPLDFGSQTPGVVIHAHIASQLLSGVLGDRAFIKTWSEPMEWLWIIVWTFLGAAPVWVGRHGNTKTSQDRESKLKGLTAMMLTSTNVLSPLSLILLAGTLIGSCYIAFLGGWWIPLVPALMGFGGGMAIALGYVARTAAEIRAQFGRYLTSTVVASLLEHPEGLKFGGERREVTILMCDLRGFSSTSESLPPEEVVKILNIFLGHMTEVIDDYQGTIDEFIGDAILAIFGAPIQQPDDAIRAVACAVAMQQAMEPVNAKIAELNLPEIAMGIGLNSGEVVVGNIGSQTRAKYAVVGSHVNLTSRIESYTVGGQILISESTFQKAGDIVQTYGHMQVEPKGVKQPITIYDVSGVAGEYNLFLRSQENKFVTLKQPIPVQYKVIEDKHLDDVMFSGKLMRLSDRAAELEVDRTLLPLSNIRIHATNLDLSNPTDPVISTVPEYEIYAKVLDKKVDAPNCAYVHFTSMPAAAKDWLSKILTQADLYQ; encoded by the coding sequence ATGCGATTAAAACTGAAACAAATTATCTGGTCGTGGCGTGGGGTTTTAATAGCTGCCCCCACAGCCGCAGTACTTGTCATCCTGCTGCGTTTGGCAGGTGCTTTACAGTTCCTCGAATGGAGCGCTCTCGATCTTTTCTTCCGAATTGCCCCATCTGAATCAGTCGATCCCCGAATTATCATCGTCGGTATTGATGAATCCGATGTCAGAAATTTGAATTGGCCGATTACAGATACTGCCCTGTCGAATTTAGTCGCCAAAATCAGGCAGCAACAACCAAGAGCAATTGGGTTGGATATTGCCCGAGACTTGCCAGTCGATCCAGGTCGTCGAGACTTATATCAGACGTTCAGTACCACACCCAATCTATTTGGCGTTGAGAAAGTTCCCGATCGCGACACGTTTGGCAAAGCTGCATTGAATGAAAGAATCAATCCGCCACCCGTACTCAAACGCCTCAAACAAGTGGCAGCAGCTAATCTAGTATTTGATAGCGATGCAAAAGTACGACGGGGTCTATTATCCTTAGAAAGTCCAGATACTAATGAATTCCTGCTGGGGCTGGGTTTGCAGACCGCACTCGTCTATCTCGCTAAAGAAGACAAAGTTCCCCATCCTGAAGCCATCAATCCCGAGCGGTTTGAGTCGAATGATGGTGGTTACGTAAATGCCGATCGCGGCGGTCACCAGATCCTGATTAACTATAGGCGAGGGGAACAGCCATTTCGCACTGTATCCATGTTGGATGTAATGAACGATCGTATCCCCAAGGATCTCATGCGCAATCGCATCGTTTTTGTCGGTGTCACAGCTATTAGTCTCAAAGATACATTTATTACACCGTTGGATTTCGGATCGCAAACTCCCGGAGTCGTCATACACGCCCATATTGCCAGCCAATTACTTAGCGGTGTTTTGGGCGATCGCGCGTTCATCAAAACCTGGTCCGAACCGATGGAATGGCTCTGGATTATAGTATGGACGTTCCTGGGAGCTGCACCAGTTTGGGTTGGGCGGCACGGCAACACTAAAACAAGTCAGGATCGAGAATCTAAGCTTAAAGGTCTGACTGCCATGATGCTGACTTCCACTAACGTTCTGAGTCCGCTAAGTTTGATATTACTGGCCGGTACATTGATTGGCAGTTGCTACATTGCCTTCCTGGGTGGGTGGTGGATACCATTGGTGCCAGCGTTGATGGGATTTGGTGGTGGGATGGCGATCGCGCTTGGCTATGTCGCTCGCACCGCCGCCGAGATTCGCGCTCAATTCGGGCGCTATTTGACCAGTACAGTAGTGGCAAGCTTGCTAGAGCATCCAGAAGGGTTAAAATTCGGCGGCGAGCGACGGGAAGTGACGATTCTTATGTGCGACCTTAGAGGATTCTCTTCCACCTCTGAAAGCTTGCCACCGGAAGAGGTTGTTAAAATTCTCAATATTTTCCTCGGTCACATGACTGAGGTGATTGACGATTATCAAGGCACGATTGATGAGTTTATCGGCGATGCGATTCTGGCGATCTTTGGCGCGCCCATCCAACAACCGGATGATGCCATTAGAGCGGTTGCCTGCGCCGTGGCAATGCAGCAAGCGATGGAACCAGTAAATGCTAAGATTGCAGAGCTTAATTTACCTGAAATTGCCATGGGCATCGGCCTCAATTCCGGCGAAGTCGTAGTTGGGAATATTGGCTCGCAGACACGGGCTAAGTACGCAGTTGTAGGTAGCCATGTCAACCTCACATCGCGCATCGAATCCTATACTGTCGGCGGTCAAATCCTGATTTCAGAATCGACCTTTCAGAAAGCAGGCGATATCGTCCAAACCTACGGCCACATGCAAGTGGAGCCAAAAGGGGTAAAGCAGCCAATTACTATTTACGATGTCAGCGGCGTTGCAGGCGAATATAACTTATTTCTGCGATCGCAGGAAAATAAGTTTGTTACTCTCAAACAACCCATTCCAGTGCAATATAAAGTTATAGAAGACAAGCATTTAGATGATGTCATGTTTTCTGGCAAGTTGATGAGATTATCCGATCGCGCCGCAGAATTAGAAGTCGATCGTACTCTCTTACCCCTGAGCAATATTAGAATCCATGCGACAAATCTCGATCTCTCCAATCCAACCGATCCAGTAATCTCAACTGTGCCAGAGTACGAAATTTATGCCAAAGTCCTGGACAAAAAGGTTGATGCGCCTAACTGCGCGTACGTTCATTTCACCAGCATGCCTGCTGCTGCTAAGGATTGGCTTAGCAAGATACTGACTCAAGCCGACCTTTACCAGTAA
- a CDS encoding glycosyltransferase family 4 protein — translation MNILVLTWEFPPRIIGGISRHVAELYPELVKLGHKVHLITVQASGVSDYEIVDGISVYRVPVANNSDFFGWVVHMNESMVTCATKLLSEDSFDILHAHDWLVSDAAINIHQRYLIPLVATIHATEYGRYNGIHTDTQRYVNNKEIDLAAAAQRVIVCTNYMRSEVERALRCSLDKVDVVNNGLSIERATRSQYMNFDRAAFRRQFAEPDESIVYYVGRLTHEKGIYVLLNAAPKVIAETNGNVKFVIIGSGDAYSILLQHQAWDLGIYHMVVFTGFMSDDDLSKFQTIADCAVFPSLYEPFGIVALESFAAKVPVVVSDTGGLPEVVRHGVTGVVTQVNNSDSLAAGILEVLQNPGYAKQLVENAQLELKVRFAWPHLARQTETVYKSIKMY, via the coding sequence ATGAATATCCTGGTTTTAACTTGGGAGTTCCCACCACGCATTATTGGCGGTATTTCCCGCCATGTGGCGGAGCTTTATCCTGAGTTGGTGAAGCTAGGTCACAAAGTTCATTTAATTACCGTCCAGGCCAGTGGGGTCAGCGACTACGAGATCGTTGATGGCATATCGGTTTATCGCGTTCCGGTTGCCAACAATTCTGACTTCTTTGGCTGGGTAGTCCACATGAACGAAAGCATGGTGACATGTGCCACCAAACTGCTAAGCGAGGATTCCTTTGATATTTTGCACGCCCATGACTGGTTAGTCAGCGACGCTGCCATTAACATTCACCAAAGATACTTAATTCCCCTGGTCGCGACCATTCACGCTACAGAATACGGTCGCTATAACGGCATCCACACCGATACACAACGATACGTTAACAATAAAGAGATCGATTTAGCTGCTGCTGCACAACGGGTAATTGTCTGTACTAACTACATGCGCAGTGAAGTGGAACGAGCCCTACGCTGCTCTTTAGATAAAGTGGACGTTGTTAATAATGGACTCAGCATCGAACGCGCCACGCGATCGCAATATATGAACTTCGACCGCGCTGCGTTTCGCCGCCAGTTTGCCGAGCCAGATGAAAGTATCGTTTACTATGTCGGTCGCCTTACCCACGAAAAAGGAATTTACGTGCTGCTGAATGCCGCACCTAAAGTCATTGCCGAGACCAATGGCAACGTTAAATTTGTGATTATTGGCTCTGGTGATGCCTATTCCATCCTCTTGCAACACCAGGCATGGGATCTGGGCATATATCACATGGTCGTATTTACAGGTTTTATGTCCGATGACGACCTGAGTAAATTTCAAACCATTGCGGACTGCGCTGTCTTCCCCAGTCTTTACGAACCATTTGGTATTGTTGCGCTTGAGAGCTTCGCTGCTAAAGTGCCAGTGGTGGTGTCTGATACAGGAGGACTCCCCGAAGTCGTGCGCCATGGTGTAACTGGTGTAGTCACCCAGGTCAATAACAGCGACTCTCTTGCTGCTGGCATTTTAGAAGTCTTGCAAAATCCTGGATATGCCAAGCAGTTAGTGGAAAATGCTCAACTTGAGTTAAAGGTGCGCTTTGCGTGGCCGCACCTCGCCCGCCAAACTGAAACCGTCTATAAATCTATAAAAATGTATTAA
- a CDS encoding F0F1 ATP synthase subunit gamma, with protein MPNLKNIRDRISSVKNTRKITEAMRLVAAAKVRRAQQQVLATRPFADRLAQVLYRLQTRLQFEDVSSLPLLQKRPIKNVGIVVISGDRGLCGGYNANVIRRAEARAKELTEQGVGYQYILIGRKAIQYFTRREQPIEATYSGLNQVPSASEANKIVDEMTSSFLSERIDRVELVYTRFVSLISSRPVIQTLVPLDPQGLEPTDDEIFRMIVRGGQFQVEREKVETTVKELPSEMIFEQDPAQILNALLPLYLENQLLRALQESAASELASRMTAMNNASDNASELVKNLTLVYNKARQASITQEILEVVGGAEALN; from the coding sequence ATGCCAAACCTCAAGAATATTCGCGATCGCATTAGTAGCGTTAAAAACACACGTAAAATCACTGAGGCCATGCGTCTGGTGGCGGCTGCCAAGGTGAGAAGGGCACAGCAACAAGTACTCGCTACCCGTCCCTTTGCCGATCGCCTCGCCCAAGTTCTCTATCGCTTGCAAACGCGACTGCAATTTGAAGATGTCAGCAGCTTGCCACTCCTGCAAAAGCGTCCGATTAAGAATGTAGGCATTGTCGTTATATCTGGCGATCGCGGTCTGTGCGGCGGCTACAACGCCAACGTCATCCGCCGCGCTGAGGCTCGTGCTAAAGAACTAACCGAACAAGGGGTTGGCTATCAATACATTCTGATCGGTCGCAAAGCCATTCAATATTTCACGCGCCGCGAGCAGCCGATCGAAGCTACCTACAGCGGTCTTAACCAGGTACCCAGCGCTTCAGAAGCCAACAAAATTGTCGATGAGATGACTTCGTCTTTCTTGTCCGAACGTATCGATCGTGTCGAACTGGTTTACACGCGCTTTGTTTCGCTGATCAGTTCTCGCCCCGTTATTCAGACTCTCGTGCCTTTAGATCCGCAGGGGCTAGAACCCACCGATGACGAAATCTTTCGGATGATCGTACGTGGCGGCCAGTTCCAAGTCGAACGCGAAAAGGTAGAAACCACAGTCAAAGAATTGCCAAGCGAAATGATCTTCGAGCAAGATCCGGCCCAAATTTTGAACGCCCTACTACCGCTTTATCTGGAGAACCAATTGCTCAGAGCATTGCAGGAGTCAGCCGCCAGCGAACTAGCTTCCCGCATGACCGCCATGAACAATGCTAGCGATAACGCCAGCGAGCTAGTCAAGAATCTGACACTTGTTTATAACAAAGCCAGACAAGCCAGTATTACGCAGGAAATTCTAGAAGTTGTCGGCGGTGCCGAAGCTTTAAATTAA
- a CDS encoding ester cyclase, whose amino-acid sequence MDSVAQNKALLHSYHELIWNEHRIDAIDDFIAPEFTSHAIPPDAPKGSSRSKEFLATLFQAFPDLHSNEDILMGDGDKVAIHWTMEATHQGDLFGVKATGKTIKVSGIDILRVENGKFVEHWGGIGDQMPKIMKQIG is encoded by the coding sequence ATGGATAGCGTTGCTCAAAATAAAGCTTTATTGCACAGCTATCACGAACTCATTTGGAACGAACATCGGATAGATGCAATCGATGACTTTATTGCACCTGAGTTTACAAGCCATGCCATTCCTCCTGATGCTCCCAAGGGTTCGTCGCGTTCCAAGGAGTTTTTAGCGACATTGTTCCAAGCATTCCCAGACCTGCATTCCAATGAAGATATATTAATGGGGGATGGGGATAAAGTAGCGATCCACTGGACGATGGAGGCTACCCATCAAGGAGATTTGTTTGGGGTAAAAGCAACGGGTAAAACAATTAAGGTGTCGGGTATTGATATCTTGCGCGTTGAGAATGGCAAGTTTGTCGAACATTGGGGTGGCATTGGCGATCAAATGCCCAAAATTATGAAGCAAATCGGCTGA
- a CDS encoding response regulator, whose amino-acid sequence MQVGQAILAIPSSAIAGVVACSSPDIFKQDNRYGFVWQGQTIPVVQLSDRLKLNCQHQIDYIDDRIVTSGSATIVVELKNELAAILVDAFWSEQEATIRQIEGNIKLPKLFSGCIILGSGQAVPLLDLNEVALQFLTGMELLIPPAPELPAAAPAEPIDSPESTESAEPVRSPASTELTESLESLASVESAKLPESSAPTALVEPPELPKSPEPTTPLIESLISPAPALADLKPPTPQPPTANRQPPTRTSILVVDDSINVRRFLALTLEKAGFRVEQAKDGEDALSKLVEGLRVDAVVSDIEMPRLDGYGLLSQIRAKPEYGKLPVIMLTSRSGDKHRRLAMNLGATGYFTKPYQERELIETLRELTQPKSN is encoded by the coding sequence GTGCAGGTCGGTCAGGCAATCCTGGCAATTCCAAGCTCTGCGATCGCGGGCGTGGTGGCATGTAGCTCCCCAGATATCTTCAAGCAGGACAATAGATACGGATTTGTATGGCAGGGACAAACTATACCAGTAGTGCAGCTAAGCGATCGGCTCAAGCTAAACTGTCAGCACCAAATCGACTATATCGACGATCGCATTGTGACCTCCGGATCTGCCACGATCGTTGTGGAGTTAAAGAACGAACTAGCTGCCATCCTCGTGGATGCATTCTGGAGCGAACAAGAAGCGACTATTCGCCAGATTGAAGGCAATATCAAACTACCAAAACTTTTCTCAGGCTGTATCATCCTGGGTAGCGGTCAAGCCGTACCCTTATTAGACCTTAACGAAGTAGCTTTACAGTTTCTCACTGGCATGGAGTTACTTATCCCTCCCGCACCCGAACTACCAGCCGCCGCGCCTGCCGAACCTATTGATTCCCCTGAATCAACTGAATCCGCTGAACCTGTAAGGTCTCCCGCATCTACCGAATTGACTGAATCACTTGAATCTCTCGCATCTGTTGAATCTGCGAAATTACCTGAATCATCCGCGCCTACTGCTCTAGTCGAACCACCTGAACTTCCTAAATCACCTGAGCCTACTACCCCCCTCATCGAATCTCTTATCTCTCCTGCTCCTGCTCTTGCAGATCTAAAACCTCCTACTCCCCAACCGCCAACCGCCAACCGCCAACCGCCAACCCGCACCTCAATTCTAGTAGTCGATGATTCCATCAACGTGCGCCGCTTTCTCGCCCTCACGCTAGAAAAAGCAGGTTTCCGCGTGGAACAGGCAAAAGATGGAGAAGATGCTTTATCCAAGCTTGTCGAAGGTTTGCGAGTAGATGCTGTTGTTTCAGATATCGAAATGCCGCGCCTAGATGGCTACGGGTTGCTGTCTCAGATTCGCGCCAAACCCGAGTACGGCAAATTACCCGTCATTATGCTGACTTCGCGCAGTGGCGACAAGCATCGTCGTTTAGCGATGAATTTAGGGGCAACGGGCTACTTTACCAAGCCATATCAAGAGCGAGAATTGATCGAAACTTTAAGAGAATTAACACAACCTAAATCTAACTGA
- the smpB gene encoding SsrA-binding protein SmpB, whose protein sequence is MSTYNRTFAENRQARFNYEILETYEAGIELLGTEVKSIKTGQANLRDAFALIRNGQVLLLNMYVAPHKTTSAFFNHEPTRTRRLLMHKQEIRKLTGKVQQKGLTLVPLKLYLKNGWVKVDVALVRNKKLYDKREDIKKREDKRDMERATKMR, encoded by the coding sequence ATGAGTACGTACAATCGCACATTTGCCGAGAATCGACAGGCCAGGTTTAACTATGAGATTTTAGAGACCTACGAGGCAGGTATTGAGTTACTAGGCACTGAAGTCAAATCCATCAAAACTGGCCAGGCAAATTTGCGCGATGCATTTGCCCTCATTCGTAACGGGCAAGTTTTGTTGCTAAATATGTACGTGGCACCCCATAAAACCACCAGCGCCTTTTTCAACCACGAACCAACTCGCACGCGCCGCCTGTTGATGCACAAGCAGGAAATTCGCAAGCTTACGGGCAAAGTGCAGCAGAAAGGACTTACCTTAGTACCGCTAAAGCTATACCTGAAAAATGGCTGGGTTAAAGTTGACGTAGCTTTGGTACGCAATAAAAAGCTATATGACAAACGCGAGGATATTAAGAAACGCGAAGACAAGCGGGATATGGAAAGAGCGACGAAGATGCGATAA
- a CDS encoding tetratricopeptide repeat protein has protein sequence MCGFSHRSAKNSVIKEALASYDKAIQLKPDFAEAWSNRGVALRELKRYEEALASFDKALQIQPNAANSWYARGLSLSAMKR, from the coding sequence TTGTGTGGCTTCAGTCATCGCTCTGCTAAGAATTCTGTTATAAAGGAGGCACTGGCTTCCTACGACAAGGCAATTCAACTTAAACCTGACTTTGCCGAGGCTTGGTCTAATCGCGGTGTTGCGCTCAGAGAATTAAAACGTTATGAAGAGGCACTGGCTTCCTTCGACAAGGCACTGCAAATCCAACCCAATGCTGCGAACTCCTGGTATGCCCGTGGACTATCTCTCTCTGCCATGAAGAGATGA
- a CDS encoding alpha/beta fold hydrolase, whose product MWIDKWQHGYVKTNGIKLHYVTAGAGELMLMLHGFPEFWYSWRHQIDEFSEDYKVVALDLRGYNDSDKPAGVSAYTMATLIEDIRGVINGLGYGTCILVAHDWGGAIAWHFAYVYPDMVSKLIVMNLPHPAKFSEGLSTPKQLLKSWYIFFFQIPWLPEQLLAFNDYRAIAAAFTEWAIDKSAFTAEDIAAFKDAASRRGALTAMLNYYRNIFQSGAIGSRTWSAIKIPTLMIWGENDAALGKELTYGTELYVKDLTLKYIPNCSHWVQQEQPKLVNQYMREFLTAIS is encoded by the coding sequence ATGTGGATAGATAAATGGCAGCATGGTTACGTCAAAACCAATGGCATCAAGCTACACTATGTCACTGCTGGAGCGGGGGAGTTGATGTTGATGCTGCATGGCTTTCCCGAATTCTGGTATTCATGGCGGCATCAAATTGATGAATTTTCCGAAGATTACAAAGTCGTGGCACTGGATCTGCGCGGCTACAACGATAGCGACAAGCCTGCTGGTGTTTCTGCCTACACAATGGCAACGCTGATCGAGGATATTAGAGGCGTAATTAATGGACTGGGATATGGTACTTGTATTCTGGTTGCCCACGACTGGGGAGGCGCGATCGCTTGGCACTTTGCCTATGTCTATCCAGACATGGTTAGCAAGCTGATCGTGATGAATTTACCCCACCCTGCCAAATTTAGCGAAGGATTGAGCACGCCCAAGCAATTACTCAAAAGTTGGTACATCTTCTTTTTCCAAATCCCCTGGCTGCCGGAACAGTTGCTAGCTTTTAACGACTACAGGGCGATCGCCGCAGCATTTACCGAATGGGCAATTGATAAAAGCGCATTTACCGCAGAGGATATTGCAGCATTCAAAGACGCAGCCTCCAGGCGCGGTGCCCTTACTGCCATGCTTAATTACTATCGCAATATCTTTCAATCTGGCGCGATCGGTTCGCGAACCTGGAGTGCAATTAAGATACCAACTCTAATGATTTGGGGGGAAAACGATGCTGCTCTTGGCAAGGAGTTGACCTATGGTACGGAACTATACGTCAAGGACTTGACCCTGAAATATATTCCCAACTGCAGCCACTGGGTGCAACAAGAGCAGCCAAAACTGGTGAACCAATATATGAGAGAGTTTCTGACCGCTATATCCTAG
- the sbcD gene encoding exonuclease subunit SbcD, with protein MPIAVLHLADIHLGSTTHGRVNPQTGLNTRFEDFVAALTACIDRAIAEPADLVLFGGDAFPDATPAPIVQQAFARQFRRLADAGIPTVLLVGNHDQHTQGQGGASLAIYRSLAVPGFIVGDRIETHRITTRSGDIQVITLPWLTRSALLARQDTEGLSMAEVSQLLIERLTVVLEAEIRQLDPELPTVLLGHLMVDTATYGAERFLAAGKGFTIPLSLIARDAFDYVALGHVHRHQVLCQHPLVVYPGSIERVDFGEEKEEKGYCWVQIAKDSTKFEFCPLDARPFRTIQVDVTEAKDPQADLLKAIAIARIDNAITRLIYCFRLEQIGQIDDRALHEALSVAHNYVIIPEASDRTNRARLPDLSTAEALDPIAALQAYLSTREDLRHSESDLMQAARELMGEEMGVMEGEMNGNRPTALKSDRDRQLTIDLATSKN; from the coding sequence ATGCCGATCGCAGTTCTACACCTTGCCGATATTCACCTGGGCAGTACAACGCACGGACGAGTCAATCCGCAAACAGGTTTAAATACCAGATTTGAGGATTTTGTAGCAGCCTTAACTGCTTGCATCGATCGCGCGATCGCCGAGCCAGCCGATTTAGTTCTATTTGGCGGCGATGCTTTTCCCGATGCCACGCCCGCACCGATCGTGCAACAGGCATTTGCACGCCAGTTCCGTCGCCTTGCCGATGCTGGCATCCCCACAGTTTTACTAGTCGGCAATCACGATCAGCACACGCAGGGTCAGGGTGGGGCAAGTTTGGCCATCTATCGCAGTTTGGCAGTGCCGGGGTTTATCGTTGGCGATCGCATCGAAACCCACCGCATTACAACGCGCTCCGGCGATATTCAGGTGATAACATTACCCTGGTTGACGCGATCGGCTTTACTGGCTCGCCAGGATACGGAGGGCTTATCGATGGCAGAAGTGAGTCAATTGCTGATCGAACGACTGACGGTAGTGTTAGAAGCGGAAATCCGCCAGCTCGATCCCGAACTGCCTACCGTTTTGCTAGGACATCTCATGGTAGACACTGCTACCTATGGAGCAGAGCGCTTCCTTGCTGCCGGTAAGGGCTTCACCATTCCTCTATCCTTAATCGCACGCGATGCCTTTGACTATGTGGCGTTAGGTCACGTGCATCGCCATCAAGTTCTCTGCCAACACCCGCTAGTAGTCTACCCTGGCAGTATCGAACGGGTGGACTTTGGCGAAGAAAAAGAAGAGAAGGGCTACTGTTGGGTGCAAATTGCGAAGGACAGCACCAAATTTGAGTTTTGCCCTTTAGATGCCCGCCCTTTTCGCACGATACAGGTAGATGTGACAGAGGCGAAAGATCCGCAAGCGGATTTGCTCAAAGCGATCGCGATCGCCAGGATCGACAATGCCATTACGCGGTTAATTTACTGTTTCCGATTAGAACAAATCGGTCAAATTGACGATCGCGCCCTGCATGAAGCTTTGTCTGTTGCCCATAACTACGTAATTATCCCGGAAGCAAGCGATCGAACCAATCGCGCTCGCTTGCCGGATCTGAGCACCGCAGAGGCACTCGACCCGATCGCGGCGCTACAAGCATATCTCAGCACGCGCGAGGACTTGCGCCACAGCGAATCAGATCTGATGCAAGCGGCACGGGAACTGATGGGTGAAGAGATGGGCGTAATGGAAGGTGAAATGAACGGCAATCGTCCTACTGCCCTAAAATCCGATCGAGATAGACAACTAACTATCGATCTCGCCACTAGTAAAAACTAA